Genomic DNA from Scylla paramamosain isolate STU-SP2022 chromosome 25, ASM3559412v1, whole genome shotgun sequence:
gaagaaaatgacgaGTATCTGGAGTGAATTCACCTCTTCCATTCACCTGCCAgtatattccttctctctctctctctctctctctctctctctctctctctctctctctctctctctctctctctctctctctctctttctccctaatATTTTATACTGGTAGTTTTAGGTTATCATTGAATCtttgtttaatgtttttttttttctttctctctctctctcccttagccGTCTTGTATGAAATAGTACATTGAAACCAAAATAGTCTTCAAGTATAGTTAGTACctatctgaacacacacacacacacacacacacacacacacacacacacacacacacacacaacgtcctTCCCACTGTGCCTAAAagtatgtaaaaataaaaataaaaaaggaaaattgtgaTGGATTAGATAAGAACGAAGGTGTGGCGataacatagagagagagagagagagagagagagagagagagagagagagagagagagagagagagagagagagagagagagagagagacctaaactAATACACCTGCTCACCCCTTTCACCTCCAGTACACATTAATTAATTACGTACATTCTCACCTGCACCATTTAAACCAATTACACTCCTAACAATTACACTTCACTTGTTACTCCCTTACCTATTACGAATTATTTATCACTTTTATCTATTACCTTTTAGAAATTTACTCTCTTTAGGTCACTGAAGTAAATCATCTCTTTATTCTTGTCTAGTTCCCCCTTTAACTTTTATTAACTGTATAAGCATTTAACTTCtcatttctatttctctttcttagaCTCAAGCAGATGAAGtcaccgatctctctctctctctctctctctctctctctctctctctctctctctctctccgtgcagTAGATCACGTAGACTTTTTGTTCTGGAGGTCATTCTcgtgtctttgttgttgttgttgttgttgttgttgttgttgttgttgctgttgttgttgttgttgttgttgttgtactttttTGGGgttcgttattttcttatttgcatACTTttggttatttatatttttttctacttttcttttgcatcctctcccctcctcctcctcctcctcctcttccttctcctcttcctcctcctcctcctcctcctcattatcgttcttatctcttatttgtttttggtcTCATTAACacttaatcttcctttttttttgttttgtttgtgtttgtgtgtgtgtgtgtgtgtgtgtgtgtgtgtgtgtgtgtgtgtgtgtgacggaagTCGTGCATCTATCTATGTGTACGTGAGGGAAAGCATGCACGTGTTTATGTACGTGAAAGAGGACGTGTACGTGTTCTTTTGTACGTATTTCTATGTATCTTATGTACGTGTGGAGGAAAAATGTGCGTACGAGCTGCTGTGAAGGTGTGTACGTGACAAACGCCATGTACGTAACTAGGTGCACGTGATGGCAGAAGTGCGTGTGTGTAGgtacgtaactctctctctctctctctctctctctctctctctctctctctctctgtgtgtgtgtgtgtgtgtgtgtgtgtgtgtgtgtgtgtgtacgtacgtgacAGAAACCATGTACGTATTTGTGTGCACGTGATGAGTATCGTGTCGGCCCTGACCTGTGTCCGTGTACGTAAAGAAACGACTCCAACCGCTTGTGTGTACGTGATCTGGAAACGTACACAAGAATGGACATCAGAAACCTTCCAGAGCAAGTGTGCGTACGTGACgagacgctgtgtgtgtgtgtgtgtgtgtgtgtgtgtgtgtgtgtgtgtgtgtgtgtgtgtgtgtgtgtgtgcgtgtgtgtgtgtgtgtgtgtggtggcgccGTTGGTCGTTGTGGTGTAGAGgaagaggcggtggtggtggtagtagattacgaggaggagggggttaagagaaggaggaggagaaggagggagagaaagaggaggaggaggaggaggaggaggaggaggaggagaagacgaagaagaaaaaaaagaaacttaatCCATCTCTTCTCAAATTTAAGATTTTCTAAATATCtgcataattttttcttttactttcctttcctacaaatgaaaaaaaatatatcgacagaaaagaagagtagatcattataaaaaaaaaaaaaatcagagagaaaacaaagaaaagtctAATCTCACAAAActaacaaaatataataatagcatttaggagagagagagagagagagagagagagagagagagagagagagagagagagagagagagagagaccaatacgtcctcacttcattttctgaataataaagaaaaaaaaaaaaaaacgttacatCACAAGATcagattttatgttttttttcatatttttttttccggaggtACAAAAATCGTGTCACTTTCTTCATTACAAAGGACTAAAGCATCATAATCACACCTACATCGCATTATTATCCTACCTACGGAACCTGAACACACCTGCATGCTCTTGTCTTACACAGCCACGTACAGAGAGGCTACACTGACTAATTAcacaaggaagaaatgaaggaagaggaagagattacAGTGACTTCAGATGTTACATATATTAGGAAGCTTTATCACTGTTATCTTCACAGCTTTGTTATTATGAGTACTTAATGTGAGtcaagatactactactactactactactactactactactactactactactactaataataataataataataataataataataataatgataataataataataataataatgataatgagtagtaatagtagtagtagtagtagtaaaagtagtaacagaaatagtagtagtagtagtagtagtagtagtagtagtagtagtagtagtagtaatacaacaatagtaataataataataataataataataataataataataataataataacaataacaatatcatATCAGCTAATCTTCTAGGTcttattctcatcatcatcatcatcatcatcatcatcatcatcatcatcatcatcatcgtcatcatcaccatcatcataattattaagGTTACActggcactggtcagacctctCTTACATtgcgctgtgcagttctggttcttacataacaaaatcaATACACGTatgttagaatcagtacaaagcaGAATGACTCAAACGATACACAGGATTAAATATATTGATACGAAAagagaatgaagcttttaaatgTACGTTCCTTAGTTACTTTAAAGCGgcgtaggttaagaagggatctcacagaagtctttaaatggtacAGGGGATATATCAAGGGTGACACAAGCAAAATTCTCAAGGCCAGTAATCAAGATAAGAATATGTTGAATCTTGataatgttagaaaaaaaaaaaaaaaagggggggaatgaattggttctcaaatagagttgTAAATTAATGGAACTGACGCAATCAAACTGTTAGGGTAAAATTTTTATTCTCACCAGTCTCTCTATTCCAGAcgaaactactttttttttcttcctcgtagTTTTCGGCCTGTCTTAAATTAATCTGCTTGTTGTTTTCCCCGCAaatcattagtttttattttatttatttattttttatttttttagcgttGTCATAGGAGCAATATAGATATATCTTTAAAAATCGATGTCAGCATTATTAATTTGCGATGGATATGTATGGGGTTTAAATTACTCAAAATGAAAGCTCTATCTGCtgagaagagtaagaagagccATGTTGGGactggtgaaagagtaaaataatactgttgttagtgccgagtcatttgGGAACTTTCAATTAGTGGATTAAATGGAAATAGGCAAGCTTGTTTATTACGGGAACTGCCACgagtaggtctgatggcttccggCAGTTTCCCTTGTTCCCTTATGCTTTTTTAAGTTCTTATTGTTACGTTactttaataataattttcatcataatcatatttatcatctttatcattatgGATATCATCTTaacaatcatcattatcattatatctaacatcatcatcatcatcattataataaaAGTATCAtcattacatcatcatcatcatcacaactacctgcatcatcatcatcatcatcactatcatcatgactactatcatcatcattaacattttaacatcattatcatcatcatcatcattatcatcatcactatcatcgtcatcatcatcatcgtcaccatttaagtatcatcatcatcatcatcgttaccaTTTaagtatcatcatcactatcatcgtcaccatttaagtatcatcatcactatcatcgtcatcactatCGTCGTCACCATTTaagtatcatcatcactatcatcatcatttaagtatcataatcaccatcatcgtcaccatttaaatatcatcatcactatcatcatcatcatcttaattaccaccaccatcatgatcatcaccacaactaccggcaacatcatcataaccatcatcaccatcatcatcatcatcatcatcatcatcataatcatctaaaaacaataagaatatCACACAAGTTACATCATCAGAGTATTGCATTAAAAGTAACTTAACATTCAGCAATATTAAAGACTCGACTAGCAAAgtgaagcgtgtgtgtgtatgtgtgtgtgtgcgtgtgtgtgtgcgagtgtgtatCCATCATGATGAAGCTGATATGACtgcaaaataacacacacacacacacacacacacacacacacacacaaagataagagaaacaaagtaataatgaaaaggagggagggaataattGAGGTAAGTAaaagcctaacacacagcctacTGACAAAACACACCTTTTCATAGAGGCGCAGTAAGGAATGGCTGAAGAAGACTAAGTAGTGGTGGAACTAATAGGAATTTCAAGGCACCTTCTCACAGGAATTACCTCTTATCtagtattattcttattttatggGAGAGATAATTAgtggagtctttttttttttcttttttgtgagtTTGTGTTTGGTCCttgtgtcttccttccttcctctcgtgtgtgtgtgtgtgtgtgtgtgtgtgtgtgtgtgtgtgaaaattaaTAGTAACATTTGCCTAGTATACTGCCAAGGAAGAGTCTTTTGAAATAAGTATCATTATcaggttatatatataaaaaaaaaaaagttaaggataTAATTATGATGTTTAAGTATGTATAAAAATTAGCAAAATCCTTCTTAGTATATTGCCAAAGAAAACTCTAATGAAATGAGTACCattagcaggaaaaaaaagaaaagttaagaatGCATGGTATCTAAATATGTATGAAAAttagtatgaaaataaataacaagtttTGATTTAACGTATTGCCAAGGAGAACTCTAAGAGAATAAGTATCATTAGCAGGAAAAATAGGTTTAGAATATATGTTATCTATGTAAGTGCGTatgcaagcttttttttttttttttatgtagaagaggCACGGCAAAGGACaacaaatttatatatatagaaaagaaaaggcctACTGAGCTGCCGGTCCCCAAGCAGTCAAAAGTAgtttagaattttgagtgaagagtgtgtgagtaattaggtgcatgtaattttgtgtgaaggaagagagttgtctttagagggcaggctgtgactgcccccttgtgttgtgagacaaagggaaacgttcagtgaggtctcAACACCCCCTGGTCCAGTGTTTgaaacctcactgggagtaattatcacttcagcaggtgtctactgcctcctccaaatgtatatactgtatgtatgtatgcatgcatgaaGTGAATGACTAAATCGTCTTTCCCAAGGAACACTAATAAAGTAAGTACCattagtaggaaaaaaaaaattatggtgtGTATGTTACGAACGTATGTAGGTTCTGAATGACGGATCTTTCCTCGGGCAGAGCAACTCCAGGTAATGGGAATAGAGGAACTGTAGAGGAGCGGGAGTGGGACAACAGGCGTGGAGGGCGTGGTGTACTCATGCAACTCGGGGACGCTGGCCACtcgccttctctccctcacgtgATCCACCTTTATAAACCGACGAcactgaataaaaataaatagattaattaaaaaatgcaaatacacacacacacaataataataataataatgataataataataataataatgataataataataataataataacatcaacaacagcaacaaataaaatcaaacaaaaaataaattcaaaacTCGAAACCACACCACTAACTTCActccaaagaaaacgaaggtatGCGCATGTCCATCACCCCACTAAACAGGGGAGACCCATCTATCTCACACCCCTTGGGATACTTCACGACGGGCGGCGGGGTCCTGCTCCTCTTCACCTCAGGCGGGGCTGGTGGAGACGCGGGGATGACAACCTCGCGCACCGCCTCGAAACTTTGAACGTAAGGATAACTGAACCTCTCTAGATCCTCgttgtgtttctccttctcctgtgtGTCGCTCCAGTCCACCTCCTCAGCGTTGACTTCAAAGGCCATAGCGACTGTGCTGGCCACCATGTACCGCGTGTCTTCTGAATTTTGTACCTCGCTGCGAAAAGAAGCCATTTATAACGGTATTCTTTAAGTCacgaaatacacaaacaaaataaataaaacaacctagaaaaaagaaacaagaacaagatcaagaacaaagAAGGTTTTACTCACAGCCACAGGTCATAGTCTCTCCTCATTCTGTTCAGCATGTCAACGAACTCCGGATCGCTCATGAAGTCTCTGGTGAAAGAGTTCCTCCTGAGCTCCTTGTGTGCCGACTTGTCCATcagtgggtgagtgggaggtTTCGGGTAGACGGTGCCATTCTTCGCCTTCTGCATCTGcgtggggagatggggaggaggaggacgaggaggaggaggaggaggaggaggaggaggaggaggactggctgactgactgactgattgcttGCTTGGTTCGTTGGTTgtatgactgattgattggttgaatgactgattgacatgataaatgaatgaatgaatagttaGCTGGCTGACTGAACGACTGGTTGATTGAATGgttcattgactgactgactgaatgactgactgactgattgacttgataaatgaatgaatgaatggttaACTGGCTGATTGAAcgatttattgattgattgaatgaatgactgaatgaatgaatagtcaactgactaactgacattttgactgactggttgactaaATGAGTGAAATAGTTATTCAACTGACTAACTGAATAATTGACTGATTAACCGTGTGACTAACTGGATGACTGTCTGGATGAATAACTAATTAACAGAATGAATAAGGGAGTGACTGGTATATTCAATACACTGAAATAGCAACTGGCTAATTAATTGACAgactgatggaaaaaaaaaaacaaataaatacctgaatgactgacagactgCCTGACTGATACTGATTCTGCACCattaactagaaaaaaaacacctttgataacctgactaatcatctatgtggcttttgaaaaataGTGTTGATGAGAAAGCATTGAAGAAAATAAGGCAAACTGACAGTCATTCCTTCACTTACCCTTGTCTTTACTTGAGTGGTTAACTGACTAACACTAATTCTGCACCAGTAattacaaaaacacccttgagaacccgcctgatcatctctgtggcttttgaaaacaatCCTGATGACATGAAAGCATTGATGAACCCAAcccaaagacagacagacacttctTGTTTCA
This window encodes:
- the LOC135113109 gene encoding uncharacterized protein LOC135113109 isoform X2, which produces MAEGGGRMQNTTSEDNANKSSVVDHTKGKTEEDECPAVTTKDTSEPEDVMAKNKTKAEQLLALGIECLEKDEDREALNHLTEAIALDASNPLLFINRAAAYARLKNYDDAMEDAETVVEMRPDWPEMQKAKNGTVYPKPPTHPLMDKSAHKELRRNSFTRDFMSDPEFVDMLNRMRRDYDLWLEVQNSEDTRYMVASTVAMAFEVNAEEVDWSDTQEKEKHNEDLERFSYPYVQSFEAVREVVIPASPPAPPEVKRSRTPPPVVKYPKGCEIDGSPLFSGVMDMRIPSFSLE